A genome region from Panicum virgatum strain AP13 chromosome 4K, P.virgatum_v5, whole genome shotgun sequence includes the following:
- the LOC120704648 gene encoding uncharacterized protein LOC120704648 translates to MSGHKTTDGGITGDGADPTRLERRYGVMKAHGNHVQDTEAVYLDHYEVQGDLRCRRRLVFPPAVAQATRAEPLVLLLVEAIEAEAAAAEEEGAQEEKAAAEAPVQAEADATGGAHAGGEAAGGADLGAE, encoded by the exons ATGTCTGGGCACAAGACGACCGATGGAGGAATTACCGG AGATGGAGCAGACCCGACAAGACTGGAGAGGAGATATGGGGTGATGAAGGCTCATGGAAATCACGTCCAGGACACGGAGGCAGTCTACCTCGACCACTATGAGGTGCAGGGTGACCTGCGCTGCAGGAGGCGCCTCGTCTTCCCTCCGGCGGTCGCCCAAGCTACCAGAGCCGAGCCGCTTGTACTGCTGCTGGTGGAGGCgatcgaggcggaggcggcggcggcggaggaggagggagcccaggaggagaaggcggcagcggaggctcCTGTCCAGGCTGAAGCGGACGCCACGGGAGGAGCTCATGCTGGCGGTGAAGCAGCCGGGGGAGCGGATCTTGGTGCTGAGTGA
- the LOC120704647 gene encoding transcription factor TGAL3-like isoform X1: MCLCACPQLLMVWSHARVAGCEGPSSKSSSDLTAAATFVAPLAVAHGGVAPSFGMAPPPGMAAAAADDSRFCLPWAAAAHFENWGDSGIVATSPLAETTCTDAGGDRHQAQTGGGAITQSAAAYMDSCAASKEGSCRDQKVQRRLAQNREAARKSRMRKKAYIVELESSRAKLAQLEQELQRARQQGMFIASGRSGDHGGSTGGASAFDLEYARWLDEHQRHMTDLRVALGAAQQVIGDDDLRALVDGAMLHYEQLFRLKGAATRADAFHVLSGMWASPAERFFMWLGGFRSSELLAVLARHVGPLTEPQLVGICGLQRSAQQAEDALSQGMEALQQALADTLAAAAGGGAAAAGADGVTNYMGQMAVAMGKLATVENFLRQADLLRHQTLQQMRRILTARQAARALLVVSDYFSRLRALSSLWLTRPRD, translated from the exons ATGTGTCTATGCGCTTGTCCTCAACTCCTCATGGTGTGGTCGCACGCGCGCGTCGCGGGATGTGAAGGCCCCAGCTCCAAGTCCTCCAGcgacctcaccgccgccgccaccttcgttgcgccgctcgccgtcgcg CATGGAGGGGTAGCGCCCTCGTTcggcatggcgccgccgccggggatggccgctgcggcggcggatgaCAGCCGGTTCTGCctgccgtgggcggcggcggcgcacttcGAGAACTGGGGCGACTCCGGCATCGTCGCCACGAGCCCGCTCGCCGAGACGACCTgcaccgacgccggcggcgaccggcaTCAGGCGCAGACG GGTGGTGGAGCCATCACGCAGAGCGCCGCTGCTTACATGGATTCATGCGCGGCGTCTAAGGAAGGATCCTGCAGGGATCAGAAG GTGCAGAGGAGGCTTGCGCAGAATCGCGAGGCGGCCCGGAAAAGCCGGATGAGGAAGAAG GCGTACATCGTGGAGCTGGAGAGCAGCCGGGCTAAGCTGGCGCAGCTCGAGCAGGAGCTTCAGCGGGCGAGGCAGCAGGGGATGTTCATCGCAAGCGGACGCTCCGGCGATCATGGAGGCTCCACCGGAG GCGCGTCGGCGTTCGACCTGGAGTACGCGCGGTGGCTGGACGAGCACCAGCGGCACATGACCGACCTCCGGGTGGCCCTGGGCGCCGCGCAGCAGGTGATCGGCGACGACGACCTGCGCGCGCTGGTGGACGGCGCGATGCTGCACTACGAGCAGCTGTTCCGGCTCAAGGGCGCGGCGACCCGGGCCGACGCGTTCCACGTGCTGTCGGGGATGTGGGCGAGCCCCGCGGAGCGCTTCTTCATGTGGCTGGGCGGGTTCCGCTCGTCGGAGCTGCTCGCGGTGCTGGCGCGCCACGTGGGCCCGCTGACGGAGCCGCAGCTGGTGGGCATCTGCGGCCTGCAGCGGTCGGCGCAGCAGGCCGAGGACGCGCTTTCGCAGGGGATGGAGGCGCTGCAGCAGGCGCTGGCGGACACgctcgcggcggccgccggcggcggggcggcggcggcgggggcggacggCGTGACCAACTACATGGGGCAGATGGCCGTGGCCATGGGCAAGCTCGCCACCGTGGAGAACTTCCTCCGGCAGGCGGACCTGCTCCGGCATCAGACGCTGCAGCAGATGCGCCGGATCCTGAcggcgcggcaggcggcgcgggcgctgctCGTCGTCAGCGACTACTTCTCCCGGCTCCGGGCGCTCAGCTCCCTGTGGCTCACGCGGCCGAGGGACTGA
- the LOC120704647 gene encoding transcription factor TGAL3-like isoform X2, producing MAPPPGMAAAAADDSRFCLPWAAAAHFENWGDSGIVATSPLAETTCTDAGGDRHQAQTGGGAITQSAAAYMDSCAASKEGSCRDQKVQRRLAQNREAARKSRMRKKAYIVELESSRAKLAQLEQELQRARQQGMFIASGRSGDHGGSTGGASAFDLEYARWLDEHQRHMTDLRVALGAAQQVIGDDDLRALVDGAMLHYEQLFRLKGAATRADAFHVLSGMWASPAERFFMWLGGFRSSELLAVLARHVGPLTEPQLVGICGLQRSAQQAEDALSQGMEALQQALADTLAAAAGGGAAAAGADGVTNYMGQMAVAMGKLATVENFLRQADLLRHQTLQQMRRILTARQAARALLVVSDYFSRLRALSSLWLTRPRD from the exons atggcgccgccgccggggatggccgctgcggcggcggatgaCAGCCGGTTCTGCctgccgtgggcggcggcggcgcacttcGAGAACTGGGGCGACTCCGGCATCGTCGCCACGAGCCCGCTCGCCGAGACGACCTgcaccgacgccggcggcgaccggcaTCAGGCGCAGACG GGTGGTGGAGCCATCACGCAGAGCGCCGCTGCTTACATGGATTCATGCGCGGCGTCTAAGGAAGGATCCTGCAGGGATCAGAAG GTGCAGAGGAGGCTTGCGCAGAATCGCGAGGCGGCCCGGAAAAGCCGGATGAGGAAGAAG GCGTACATCGTGGAGCTGGAGAGCAGCCGGGCTAAGCTGGCGCAGCTCGAGCAGGAGCTTCAGCGGGCGAGGCAGCAGGGGATGTTCATCGCAAGCGGACGCTCCGGCGATCATGGAGGCTCCACCGGAG GCGCGTCGGCGTTCGACCTGGAGTACGCGCGGTGGCTGGACGAGCACCAGCGGCACATGACCGACCTCCGGGTGGCCCTGGGCGCCGCGCAGCAGGTGATCGGCGACGACGACCTGCGCGCGCTGGTGGACGGCGCGATGCTGCACTACGAGCAGCTGTTCCGGCTCAAGGGCGCGGCGACCCGGGCCGACGCGTTCCACGTGCTGTCGGGGATGTGGGCGAGCCCCGCGGAGCGCTTCTTCATGTGGCTGGGCGGGTTCCGCTCGTCGGAGCTGCTCGCGGTGCTGGCGCGCCACGTGGGCCCGCTGACGGAGCCGCAGCTGGTGGGCATCTGCGGCCTGCAGCGGTCGGCGCAGCAGGCCGAGGACGCGCTTTCGCAGGGGATGGAGGCGCTGCAGCAGGCGCTGGCGGACACgctcgcggcggccgccggcggcggggcggcggcggcgggggcggacggCGTGACCAACTACATGGGGCAGATGGCCGTGGCCATGGGCAAGCTCGCCACCGTGGAGAACTTCCTCCGGCAGGCGGACCTGCTCCGGCATCAGACGCTGCAGCAGATGCGCCGGATCCTGAcggcgcggcaggcggcgcgggcgctgctCGTCGTCAGCGACTACTTCTCCCGGCTCCGGGCGCTCAGCTCCCTGTGGCTCACGCGGCCGAGGGACTGA